The genome window AAGAAATGGTGGCGGGGCATTGTAGAGGAACTCATCAGCCAAGAGGCGGTCTTTCAGGATGGAGAATCCTACAATGCCTTGATCATTACAGAAAAAGGCAAGAGGATTTTATTTGGAAAGGAATCCTTCTACATCCTAAAACGAGAAGATACCCTTCCTGCCCTTCCCTCTCCGGAAGAAGATCTATTTGCCAAAAGCGGGAAGTATGATGAATCTCTCTTTGACCAATTAAAAGAGCTGAGGATGGAGCTGGCCAGAAAAAGACGAGTCCCTCCCTATGTAATATTTTCAGATAAAACCATGAGGGAGATGAGCGCCCTCAAGCCTACAGACAACAGCAGCTTTCTAAGAGTATCAGGAGTGGGTGAAACAAAGCTGGAACAATACGGCCCGTTTTTTATTCTAAAGATTCGGGAATACCTAGGGTATTAAAAAAAATATCCATAGAATTCATGTCCTATTAACATAGAACCGAGCTGCCCACCTCTTGTGAAAACAGACCTTATGCCTAGTTCTTGTATAAGTAAAAAACCATATTATATATACAAATATTGATAGTTTTCTTGACAACTCAATCTAAATAGCTGATTCATTATATATGAACAACTTCTATACTATTGGTATGGCAGCTCAATTGAGCGGATTAACAGACCTCTCTATCCGAACATGGGAGAACAGATACCAAGCCGTAAAACCTAAAAGAAGCTCTGGCAACCAGAGGTTATATTCAGATGAAGATGTTAAGAGGTTGTCCATATTAGCCAAAGGGGTAAAAACCGGACTCCGTATCAGTACATTAGTTCAAATGACCAATAAAGAGATTGAAGAATCGATTCAAAAAAAACTGGACAGGTATGAAAACAACTACATACACCTTGCCCATAAAGCTCTTAAGAACTTAGAACTAAATCAATTAAACGAGCTTTTTGAGTCGGCCTCCATAGAAATGGGAGTCATTCAGGCTATGGATGAAGTGATTTTTCCTTTTATGAATCAGTTGGGAGAACACTGGAACAAAGGAGAATTAAATATTTACCAGGAACACCTGGCTAGTGAAACAGTAAATTCATTTTTAAACAACCAGTTACGATCCTATCAAAGTTCAAAACAGAACCCTATTGCTCTAATTGCTACACTTCCAGGACAGGTTCATAATCTGGGAGCCGCGGCATCGGCTGTAACGGCCGCAATTGCCGGTTTTCATACACTAAATTTAGGCTACGAACTCCCCTCTGAAGAGTTGATTAAGATAACCAAAAAATCCCATGCCGCCGTGCTGGGCATCAGTATCGTATTCCCTGGAAATACAAGTCTTGTCAGAAAAGAGCTCGAAGTGCTTCATAAAAAAACTCCGGATCATTGCCGTTTGATTCTGGGAGGCTGTTCCTCAAGAGCCTTTAATACAAAACAAGTCTTTCATGAGAGCCGTGATCTGCAGCACTTCAAAGAAATCCTGCTTGATTTTCGGAACGTGATTACAAACGGCCCAGAAAAGAATGATTTATATAGAAACAAAAAGGAGTGACCACATGAAAATATTCTTAGCATCAGTTATGACACTGATCATCCTCGCATCTTGTGCAACGACTAGAAAGGAGCCCTTTCAAGAAACGGAAGAGTACGTCGATATTGAAAGATTCACAGGAGACTGGTATGTCATCGCCCTTCTCCCGACGGCATTTGAGAAGG of Oceanispirochaeta crateris contains these proteins:
- a CDS encoding MerR family transcriptional regulator, giving the protein MAAQLSGLTDLSIRTWENRYQAVKPKRSSGNQRLYSDEDVKRLSILAKGVKTGLRISTLVQMTNKEIEESIQKKLDRYENNYIHLAHKALKNLELNQLNELFESASIEMGVIQAMDEVIFPFMNQLGEHWNKGELNIYQEHLASETVNSFLNNQLRSYQSSKQNPIALIATLPGQVHNLGAAASAVTAAIAGFHTLNLGYELPSEELIKITKKSHAAVLGISIVFPGNTSLVRKELEVLHKKTPDHCRLILGGCSSRAFNTKQVFHESRDLQHFKEILLDFRNVITNGPEKNDLYRNKKE